AGGTaatttctgaaatgtttgttaagactaatatttaaaatgttatgacgggcataaataattataataaacattttccaCATGAACAGAGAAGCTTTCATCTGACCCTGAGGTTCTCCTGCAAATTGATGGTGTGACAGAGGATAAACTGGAAAAGTATGGAGCTGAAGTCATTCAGGTCCTACAGAAATACTCAGAGAGGCAGCTTCCTGGTAAGAGAGCCAGGGTCATATTTCTGTAGCCCATGTATATCATGTTTGTTATTGTGCACATGGTGGCTTTAATCCTACATTGCCTCTGTAGCAGAGGAACAGACTGACACTGGTGGAGACGGGTGGATAGACACGACACGAGGTCGCGCACGTATAGATTATGATGACGATGACGAGACCGAATCCTCCACTTACTTCCGTAATGAAGCGGCACAAggacaaaagaggaagaaagctcCATTCTTCAAGTATTccaagaagagaaaaggataTGGCAACACGAGTGTCAACTCTAAAGGGTCTGTAGTAGAATGTGTCCTTCAGATTCATATTTGGCAGTAAGCTTCACTTCATTGTTGAAAACTTATTTCTCCTTTCTTATCATTTTAATCAGTCGTGGCTACAGCAGCAATAAGTCGTGGTCATCGTCCAACTCCAGAGGTGAATCAAGGTCTGCAGGTCGTGGGTCCAGAAGCTCAGCAGGAGATGCATCAAAAGGCAGGAGGCCGGGCTTCTTAGCTGCCCCGGCCCCCCAAACTAACCAAAGGCCTTTCTTAAAAccagcattttcacatttgtagCTAGCTCACTACATTTTGTTGTTAGTAATTGTTGTAAATTTTGTAACTGTTCACTGAAGCTGACAAACTTGTGTATTTATGTTCTGTACAGTTAATGTTACAGTGAGCAGCAGTAACGTCACTGTCTGTCTAAAtgtacacttttattttttatattaaagacaCATATTAATAAGTATTGTATTAACTGGTCTATGTTGAAAAGCCACAGGCAGAGccacaacacatttttcttcagtgtttatttcaagtttgaatagttttatttaatggcACCAGTTACAAGGGACTAGGAGAGAAACAATATTTCATACTGACTTGTACAGAAGGTTACTTAGAGTACAAACATGGGTTTGGAATGGATCAGACTGAACACGAACTGGATTTGGCACAtggatttatatatatacttgtaTATATAACATAACTAAACAGCAATCTCCAATCCCAGGATAGGATGATGCAGACTACATTACACACCACCAGACATGGATATGCATATACACTCAGTAACGTGTATACACGGTCGTGTGAGGGTCTGTCTACTGGCTGACAGAGAAGCAAAGAGCAGAATGAACCGTCTTTGGTTAGACTATCACCAACTCCTCGCTTCTGTGTGCACCATCCACATAAATGTGACAGGGATTTTGGCCAGGTACAAATTTCAGGAAGCCAATTGTGCATAAATAGTTTATTATCGAGATTGTTTAATTCAGGTCCCTTCAAAGTGTTTCAAAAATAACTAATGATGATCTTTGAAACTTAAATCTAGGCTACATGTCGTACATCTAATTGTTTCGTGTTTTTTATATTCTATCTGATAATTGATGAAAATATGTAGCAAAACACGGAGTGGACGAAATAACAAGAACACCTCGGTAAAGTGCAGTCCAGTAAAATAGCCACGAAGTACAACCCCGTATAATAACCCCAACAGATAACCTCTTTGACATAGTAAAAACTGATCTCAACTGGTTTCACAAATGTATCATAACGTGCTGGTGTTTCTGTTATTGAGTCCATCCCCATAtagtcacattttaatataacaATCACTGCTTCCTTTTCCAGTGCACCACGTGGTATTTTGAACGACAATCACACTCGACCAAGTTGCACATGTGGCCAAAACTGTAGCCATCTCCCatgatgtgaaagaaaatatgtaaacatgACACAGCAACTGAAATGTAAAGTCAGGTTTGTCACAGGAAACGTGCCTGTAAAGACAAATTAAGACAGATATTTGGGTTTCCCAGCGTACGTCACAGTTTCAGATGAACACTGCTTTTCCCTTTCAGAATGAAGGATGGATCGGTTGAATGTTTGACGAGGACGATGCGTCTCTCTGTTTCCGCTCGTTCAGCTTTGCCACTTTGGTAAACTGTGGTGTTAGGATCCAGGAAACTCTGTCACTTCACAATGaagacattaaagaaacacaggagaacagatATCCACACAAGAGAGCTCTGTGGAAAACGGATGCTTTAAAAAGTGTTATTTCCAATGGTGTCTCATCTCAGTGGTCGCATCATTGTTTCAGCACAACAGCAATTTGATAAGTGGTTTTCTCAAAACAGAACAGGACATTTTCATCACTGAATTTTCATACACAAGTCTGTAAATCTTTTTGCTCTCACAGCTGATTATTGCTCCGTGAATaatgctgccttttttttttaaactgttgcaTGTTCAGAGAGACCATTGAAGCTACATAATGCTGATAAATGTATGAGAAACACTCGCCGGCCGACCTTTAAAACATGTCCTGCTAACAGCTCAGTCAACCTGGACTGGCTGGTCATGACCTTTATGTCAGTAATGAACTAATAAATATGAAGTATGAAtgttcacacaaaaaaagtcacccccccccctcactcTGCTCCACCCCTGGTTAGAAGAAATGTGCTTCATCTTTGCATCGGCTGTTTACTGGACGGGTGCGAGTTAAAAACTATCAACCTGACATCCGACAGGATGCTTGCCAATGTGACTCTAATGTTTTTGGTGCAGCTCTCTCCACCACAGATGACTACGGCTTGTGAAGGATAACGAGCTACAGGAGTGGATCCAGCCACAATGTCAAAGTGCATGCTACTCTGTGGTCGGGGTTACAACTTAGCCGAGGACTGACAGGCTCAGATTACACACAGGAGCAATGAAGGTAGCACCATCGGGCCTGcagtggagcagctgcaggtaCTGGTCTGGGAGGGTGTGGGGTTTGAAATAGAAAGCCAAAACAAGCTCAGCCATTACAGCGGCGAGTCACCGAGTGCCTTCCTCTCCCAATTTCTTTTTCCAATACCACTTTCCAAGAAACACTCGAACCTTTGATTTCCCTCAGTCTTCTCGAACTTTTTCCTTCACTTCGTGTCTTTCCATTTTTCGTTCCTGcatctctttctcatttttagcaaaatatgaaatcattttcctcttttctctatCACCCAGAGTCTTGCTTCCCTGCctacatacagacacactaaCACTTACACCTGCACTGTACAGGAGGTAGACACGCAGCGCaaacaaagaaactgatttTACCCAGAATCCAGCAGCCATGACAATTATTGCTCCCTGGAGCTATGAGGCAGAAGAGTCTGGAGCCTGACCGACAAATCGAAGGGTAGAAAGATACTAAAGACACTATTTACCAATAATGGCTTATTGTGGATTTAttggtatttgtttttatttgggcTGATAtgaaaattaattcagaattcATTAGTTGGAAAATAATTAGTTTAGGGCTGCAActaacatttttcattatcattcatctgcttgttgttttctatattaACTGATTTACTGtgtataaaaagtaaaacattataaTCTCTAAGACCTCAACATGGCAtgttctagttttttttttttaattattcagtcaaaaaacaattttattacaaaataataagaacaacaaaaaaatccattctggagaagctgaaataaaaaaaaaagcatcttttttgtttcttttttttttctcttcttctttttttttgctcaaaACACACAGCGATTGTAACTGAATAGTTACCAattaatgatgttttcttttacacatCTCTAAATTAATTTTAGTGGGAGCTATGTATCGGCCAGGCTCACAGTCGCCTCTACAAAAGTcttcaagtaaaataaaagattgtAAAGTTATGAaaggtgaaaatgtgtgtgtgtgtgttttttttttgttttgttttgttttttattatttggcaTGTGCAGTTGTGTGTGAATTCCATATGTTATTCTGTACAAGTATGATCGAGTAGGATCTGGATGAAAAccctgtttttgatttttttagtCCCCCCTTCCACATTTCCATGAATGCTTCTGACCTTACTTGAAACACAGCGCTAAAAAAGGTATAATTTAATcttcaataacaaaataacatttcagttcTGTTAAAATATACATGGAAAACCTGTCAATATATATTAGGAAACAAACTAATTTGTACAAAAAGTACATTATTActtattctaataataataataatatagtctGATACATAAACCTAAGAGCAAAGTtgatgaaaccaaaacaaatcagaaacTCTTCATACAAAGAAAGAACTGAAATTCATTGAATTTCAACTTAATgaaaaaatgcaaatcaaattaATTGGAGAAATAACAGAATTGAAGAAATGAGCACATTCAAAGGTACTTAATTAGTAAAACCATTCGAGCATTAGACATCTAGACTATTATCTATTGGTGCCAGTGAATCTTTGCTCATCATGAATATTTCTCTAACCGTATCTGACACTATCGGGTCACAGAAAACTACTGGTTTATTTGAACTGTATCCttataaaacattagaaaaacaacttCGATCCTGACCAGTTGACTTTGTACACCATACCACTAAAGAGTAATTGTGTCTTAAAACAACCCACAAAATGCCAAAAACTAACCGACAGCTGACACCTCAAAAAAAGGCATTTGGTAATCACcctgtctgttctgtttctttcactATTATTCCCTTTGGACGAGGTGAACCTGCTTGTTGTGATCTAGTTTCTCATTGGGTATGAATTCGTGTTGAAACTTTTTTCCTAAGTAGTTTCACAAATACTTCACAGCAGGAGGCCTGTCGACTTTAACTCAATGCACTTCCACCTTTAAATGACAAATCAGCTTCCCTGGTTacatttcctcctctccctttcttatgcaaatatatgtttaaaaacaataaataagaaatggAAGCAACGCTCATCCATTGCAGCAAAATCTCCGGTTCCTGTAAAAGGAACTGTTTAAAATTCTTCAGTTctctgatttcagtttttatgtttcctttctgttatttgaaaaaataaaattcctgaaatgaatttcaaatgtttaaaaaatgcaaaaaaatgccTCCTGgctttgtagaaaaaaaaaaaaaaaaaaagaaaaatgaagaatgagGATGTTTTTGGGTGGGTGGGGGTAACTCAAAgtggaggagggaaaaagagatCCTGGCCCAGTGTTACCAGGAGTGGTCCAAGTTGTATGTCTGCAGGAGGATGATGGGAGAAGCAGGGTTCGTGGCTGGGACAGGGCTGCCCTCCAACACTTCGGAGTCCTAAGCGTCTTCTTAGACCCCTGAACGAGTTTACGAACTCTACGACCTCACTCTCACTTGTTAATGAGCAACCCGCCCACCCAGCGGAGCTTGCAGGCAAACCACCGCCTGAGGGGACAAAAGTATTCGTAATGGAACTGCTCAAATTCGGGGGTCTGGCGGATATCACGTAAAAATGCTATGTCAAGGTCTGACTCagtgaggatgatgaggaggaggagcaagaCAAAGAGGAGTCCAATAGTCACAAGGAGCAAACGGAGGACACTTAAGACAAACTTATTCACCTGTTCCACCTCGCTGAGGGCCGAGTCCCCCCCTGCACCCTCCTTTTCAGCTCTACCATCCACACCAAAATCCCCCCCTTCCCTTTGTGTGGGGGTGCCCGCCTCCgactctttctcctcctcaatGCTGCAGGGCGCCCCGTTGATCTGACGTGAGATGGCCAGTTCCATGCTGTGCTCGGCCACCGGGGTGGGTAGGACGCTGTCGGAGGGGCTGTAGGCCTCGTCTGAGATCACCGCCATGCCCTCACCGCCGTCTGCGGCCTGGCTCCGGGAGCGTGGGATGAACGATTCCCCATGGGACACTGAACGCACCGGTGTGGAGTGGGCACTGTCACGCAAGGACTCCAAACCTTGTGACGTTTTtggggagaggaagagaaaaggatgaaagaactgttacacacattttacagcataaaaaaagacatgaagtgGCCAGTCAGACTCGTGTACTAGTGGAAGAGAGGTTTCTGCAGTTTGTCCAGcagaagttgtttgttttctgttctgtatcTATACCAGGACAGGAGACGACTGTTCTGAGCAGTTCGCTAACTGcattgtggacaggctgccccttTGAGGTGCTAAAGGTTCAGGGTTCAGcgtcttgtccagggacactttgacatgtgggaTATAGGGGGAACCGGGAATTGAACCGACAACTACCGTCTGAGCCACGTACCCCAGCACATTCTTCTTTGTGATACAATCCCAACAAGAGTTTAAAGACTTGACAAAGTTGAACTATCATGAACTTGACTACCTCAGCACCAAAACCCAgattaaaatggaaacaaatattttcattcatcatgACTCTTACTGCCCCGTGCTGTCTCTTACTGTCTCGTACTGTCTCTTACTGTCTCGTACTGTCTCTTACTGTCTCGTACTGTCTCTTACTGTCTCGTACTGTCTCTTACTGTCCTGTACTGTCTCTTACTGTCCTGTACTGTCCGTCTTTctgttacagtacagtacatgaacCACTCTACAGTGTGCATGTCAGTGAAGAGGAGCTGTGGTCGAGCCTTCTGCTGATGATATCAGATTCTCTAGCGCGTCAAAGCAGCAACATTACACCTCAACTATAAAGAGGTGAGCTTAAAATTCAGATTTTGATAAGGAAGCAGATCATGGGAGGACTTTTTAAAACTAGGACAGTAGTAGGACAGATTATGTGGAAAGCTCTGCAGACATAAAACCGTcaagtgaaaagaaagaggcATAAAGGCTGGACGAGTATCAGCACAAATATACTCACTGCAGATTTGCCTTTAGTACTTACTGCGACAGCTTGCAGAAATTTTAATATCTTTATATTAATCATGTTTAATGCCTCTAATTTTAAACACTATAACCTAACTTTAGGAGAAACGCACAGACCAAATgaaccaaatgaaaacactgtactTCTTGATTTACTGTGTACTGACAGGAACCAAACACGGCTGCTACACAGTGAGTCagtcagtaaaaacacagaaaaaaattagAAATGCCTGTTCAATGACTGAGACCTCCAGGAGGCAAAGACAACCACAGGAattgtgcccccccccccctcctccccaccTACATCGATGAGGCAGACACCGGTTTAAAATAGAGAAAGCCACCGGCATCTCCATTTAAAGCACACTACTGGCCGGCTCTGTGGTGAGTTTACCTGAAAGGCTGCTGGGCTGAACACAGGGTAGCGGGGTGCCAGGAAGGGGGGTGACACTGGCAGATTCCTGCTGCCCCGTCAGGGCAGGATACAGGGGCAGCACGCCCAGGGCCTTGCCCAGCATACGAGGCCCCAGGCTCAGCACGCGGACCTTCACGTCCCGGTAGCAGTGATTGATCATTCGCAGGTGTACGTTCACCCGGGTGGTGATGCGGATCAGACACTTCACCATGGCTGCAGCACAAACGTGTTTATCCTGTCCTTATGGTCCCCCGTCCCAGACTCCACGCCACAGTTTCGCTGTGGGTGTGCGGTTTGAAAGAAGGGTTCTTTCCCAGTTGTTGTTTGCAGAGAAGAGGGTGTGAGATGAAACAGTGGGTTTGTGCAGCAATGCTAAGATTGGCAGCATTGGCCTGGTTCGCTTTGGCTCCACCCATGCCAGTGACATACATGGAATAGAAGACCCAGGCTATTTTCAGCTGGGGTATTAATACCAATGTAAGACACCCAGTCAGCACACACGGAGAGTAGGAAGCTCTTATGACTCGTTTAAACCCACAAAAACACTCTCACACACGGTGCACCTGCTATCGACCTCTATTTATCCGAGTGTTCAAAGAGTTTCAGTATAGACTAGAAAGACAAGGCCAAAGTGTGTCACTGTCACGCACGACTGCGCACCTGCTGTGTCCATCTTACCAACAGGCCCTGAAGCCACCTGTTCTGGACCAGAAGCCTGCAGGTGGGCTGAATAAATGACTTTAGCGGCCACTGTGTTGGCACCACATCCACACTCaatcagtcaaacacacatacacacagcgcTGAAATGCTGCACTGAAGTAGAGCAGCCTGACTGACGCACACACCTGCGATGTGTCCCACCAGCGCTGTGAGCATGAACTGGGCCAAATGGCTCCAGTTACAGcgtgtgtgacagaaagagtGTATGCACAAGTGAGTTTTCTTGGGAAAATATAGTATGTATACAATACTGTGACCTAAACAGCAACTCACTTACTGCTATTGTTTCAGTGGGTGAGGCCGATGTGTACACCGTAATATTCACTGCATGGCCACTGTGAGATTTGTTGCTTGCGTGATCGTAAGGGTGAAGTTCAGTCCTTACCCTCCATGATAGATATGTGCACAGCTCTCCGTCGCGTGCGTGGTACACTGCTGAGACGAGGCCCGTGGGTGATGGATGGACAACTTCTGCTTGGCACGAGGCCAGccctgcagagacaaacacaacaaacagacgAACAAACATCACCGCACTGGAAAACAGCTCAGAGTGGAGGTAAGTCATACTGTAGCGAGTAGGTGCTGCTGATTTAAAGGCATCTACAGTAGCTTGGtgcctaaaaaaaaataaagcaaaatctGATCGAGAGCATTCTGACCTCTCCTGAGTTTACAACTCTACCTGTGTATTTCTGGAGGTTCGCGTTTGATTTTGGCACTCTGCTCCATCACCTCTTTTGCCACTCGTCCACTGTTATAAAGCACAGAGACGATGCTCAGGATGagtttcacatacacacacacacacacacacacacataaccaaGCAACCTGGTGTCACCTAACATCATGAAAGCCGTCAGTGCAGTGGATGAGTGCAGTACATGAGCATCATGACCCGGTGAATTCAGCTTTGTATAACTGAATTGCCACCGGtcagacaaatgcacacacagacttgcgggcaaaaaatatcaaaacaatgATCGTGGTTTGGCCTTAAACTCAACATTTAACCGGCATGGCTTGTGATGTCACTTGTATACATGAAAACTACTTGATATGTTTGATGAAAAGCATTGTTCATGCCTTAATCTTGACTGAGAGTCAATATGTCATtcttacaaattaaaaaaaggtagAAAGATCTACAGATCgacagtgtaaataaaaacaaatggctACATCCCACTGAGTATAACTGAGAatgatttttataatttatgaaAACGACCCCTCAGAGATCATTCTATTGTAGTATAATAAAATCTTTACAGTAGATATAAGTGTCTCTCATTTTCCCCTTTGTGTTCTCTATGCTGTGAGGTGTCAGTCCTGTCCTCCAGGCAAAAGAGGGCTGACGTTACAGCACAGAAGGCCAGGAGGCCACGTCTTCTGGGAACACTTCTGTCCACTTCCAGCTGGGGATTTTCTGCAGTGTCCTCCCCTCCCTGTCATCAGTCAAACTGCCTTGTCGTGTACTCTACCTGTAACGGAAACGGCTGCCCTTGAAGAACAGGTTGCTGCTGGACACCGTGCGAACCTGACTTGACTTCTCAAGCCTGAcggaagacaaaaaaaaaaaaaggataatgaAGGAAACAAACCTGAAAAAACTTCCTGCTCAACAGCTGAAGCCTGGACGTGTATTCATTAGTTTTAATAAGTCAGAACAAAGCAGGATCTGGAATCAAATGCCTTTTCTATTAAATTATGCATGTACCCTCTTTGCACTATAGGCACTGGGTCCCTACACAGCTCcatcaatttgtttttattgtcaagTGAGACGTTAATGTTGTGATATGTGGGCTTCTCTGAAAGATCTTTATCTTGATCTTTACTCCAGGCCCCTTGTTACAGTTCTCAATAAGTGGAATATTATCAGGTCACGTGCACATGCTGAGCTCTACCCTTATCATACCCCCTGATATCGCCTGAGCCATCAGCCCAATTTCTTTTTCAATCGCCTCTACTGGGATGGAGAGAGCAAAGGGGAGCCTCACTATTATTCATGACAGCGAGAGGGGAGCCATTTCTCAGCAACAATGCAGTCTCGTGCCAGTGCACAGTCATTTACTAAAGGTCAGCGACGACTCACACCTAATTTTCCATTAATAAACAACCTGAAGGGAAGGCTTTTAAGGAAGCCAAAGTACCATGACGGTAACCTCCCTGATAGTACTGAAGGATGTAGAGCACTTAACCACATCATTATAttagaaaggaagaaaaagaaccataaaaatgaaataaagaaagatttttATGCACTCACTTATAGAAAGCTTGGTTCTCCACGCCACATTTCCAAAGGTGCTTGCATGCCTCAGGTGTGGGTGCAAAGTATGTCAAGATGATCTTTTTGTCCTGCACATAAATGTAAGAACGTgcaggaaaatataaaaacactgagaa
This DNA window, taken from Anabas testudineus chromosome 6, fAnaTes1.2, whole genome shotgun sequence, encodes the following:
- the LOC113165962 gene encoding FERM domain-containing protein 5 isoform X1 codes for the protein MLSRFMSGSIRNLEREYSCTVRLLDDTEYTCSIQRDAKGQYLFDLICHHLNLLEKDYFGIRYVDPDKQRHWLEFTKSIAKQMKSQPPFTMCLRVKFYPPDPAALKEEITRYLVFLQIKRDLYHGRLLCKTSDAAMLAAHILQAEIGDYDPGKHPEGYSSKFQFFPKHSEKLERLIADIHKRELIGQTPETSERNFLQKAQMLETYGVDPHPCKDVSGNPAFLAFTPFGFVVLQGNKRVHFLKWNEVTKLKFEGKTFHIYANQKEIILTYFAPTPEACKHLWKCGVENQAFYKLEKSSQVRTVSSSNLFFKGSRFRYSGRVAKEVMEQSAKIKREPPEIHRAGLVPSRSCPSITHGPRLSSVPRTRRRAVHISIMEGLESLRDSAHSTPVRSVSHGESFIPRSRSQAADGGEGMAVISDEAYSPSDSVLPTPVAEHSMELAISRQINGAPCSIEEEKESEAGTPTQREGGDFGVDGRAEKEGAGGDSALSEVEQVNKFVLSVLRLLLVTIGLLFVLLLLLIILTESDLDIAFLRDIRQTPEFEQFHYEYFCPLRRWFACKLRWVGGLLINK